From Salvia splendens isolate huo1 chromosome 16, SspV2, whole genome shotgun sequence, a single genomic window includes:
- the LOC121771912 gene encoding nuclear export mediator factor NEMF-like isoform X1 — translation MVKVRMNTADVAAEVKCLRHLIGMRCSNVYDLSPKTYVFKLMSSSGVTASGESEKVLLLMESGVRLHTTVYMRDKSSTPSGFTLKLRKHIRTRRLEDVRQLGYDRIILFQFGLGANAHYVILELYAQGNILLTDPEFTVLTLLRSHRDDNKGLAIMSRHQYPVEQSRAFERTTKEKMCAALESLVEGKKDQQLDNCETANDSSNVPMGKHGCEKNTKANESKKTDNIRAKQATLKVVLGEILGYGPALSEHIILDAGLMPSMKVSKDFKLDTNIAGALAEAVMKFEDWLADVIYGEKVPEGYIVMQQKNSGKKSDDVSDKGSLEQMYDEFCPLLLNQFKSRDSTQFETFDAALDEFYSKIESQRAEQQHRTKENSAMQKLEKIKVDQGSRVHALKREVEQCMKLAALIEYNLEDVDAAILAVRVALANGMSWVDLARMVKEEKKSGNPVASLIDKLHLERNCFTLLLSNNLDEMDDDEKTQPVDKVEVDIALSAHANARRYYEMKKKQESKQEKTITAHEKAFKAAERKTRQQLSQEKTVATISHMRKVHWFEKFNWFISSENYLVISGRDAQQNEMIVKRYMSKGDLYVHADLHGASSTVIKNHKPENPVPHLTLNQTGCYTVCHSQAWDSKIVTSAWWVYPHQVSKTAPTGEYLTVGSFMIRGKKNFLPPQPLIMGFGILFRLDESSLGSHLNERRVRGEEEGIHDTEQNEPFKEILDSGSDSEKEVSGEKESDSSSLISLSSERPLGEGLSSQASSRGLEVSEVAVKQDFSNETTTSGISVGNAKERDSSSKTAAAAAPDFQDLMDRALELGSGTTSTKNYGLQPSGEDIVEEHDHEMTKAAQRDKPYITKAERRKLKKGEKEGAVAPAEHEKGAERNHHPVSQPDNDLKTSKAGTGKTSRGQRGKLKKIKEKYADQDEDERNLRMALLGAAGKSKKNIENSENEKTTAEKVIKPTTGAADAVKICYNCKKVGHTSRECPEHPDDAKKSKTGGKIESAESEMDRVMMEEDDINEIGEEEKEKLNDVDYLTGNPIPSDVLLYAVPVCAPYNALQTYKYRVKLIPGSLKKGKAAKTAMNLFGHMPEATSREKELMKACTDPELVAAIVGNVKVSAAGLTQLKQKQKKNKKAANKGAKAKYE, via the exons ATGGTGAAGGTACGGATGAACACCGCCGACGTGGCGGCGGAGGTGAAGTGTCTCCGGCACTTAATTGGTATGCGTTGCTCCAACGTATACGATCTTTCTCCCAAG ACGTATGTGTTTAAGCTGATGAGTAGCAGTGGAGTCACGGCGTCCGGGGAGAGTGAGAAGGTTTTGCTGTTGATGGAGAGTGGCGTAAGACTGCATACAACGGTTTATATGCG GGACAAGAGCAGTACTCCATCAGGATTTACACTGAAACTAAGGAAACACATTAGAACAAGAAGGCTCGAGGATGTGCGCCAGCTGGGATATGATAGG ATAATACTCTTTCAATTTGGACTAGGTGCTAATGCACACTATGTTATCTTGGAGCTGTATGCTCAAGGGAATATTCTTCTTACAGATCCTGAGTTCACTGTCCTGACTCTCCTGCGGTCACACAG GGATGATAATAAAGGGCTTGCAATCATGTCACGCCATCAATATCCAGTTGAACAATCTCGAGCTTTCGAGCGTACAACTAAAGAAAAGATGTGTGCAGCCTTGGAATCTTTAGTGGAGGGCAAAAAAGATCAGCAACTTGATAATTGTGAAACTGCAAATGATAGTTCTAATGTCCCCATGGGAAAGCATGGATGTGAAAAGAACACAAAGGCTAATGAGTCAAAGAAAACTGATAATATTCGTGCGAAGCAGGCAACTCTAAAGGTTGTTCTTGGGGAAATTTTAGGTTACGGTCCAGCTTTGTCTGAACACATAATATTGGATGCTGGTCTGATGCCGAGTATGAAAGTTAGTAAGGACTTCAAATTAGATACTAATATTGCTGGGGCACTAGCTGAAGCTGTAATGAAGTTTGAAGACTGGCTAGCAGATGTCATATATGGTGAGAAAGTTCCAGAAGGTTATATTGTGATGCAACAAAAGAATTCAGGAAAAAAAAGTGATGATGTATCTGATAAAGGGAGTTTGGAACAG ATGTATGATGAATTCTGCCCTCTGTTGCTGAACCAGTTCAAATCAAGAGACTCTACACAGTTTGAGACATTTGATGCAGCCCTGGATGAATTCTATAGTAAAATTGAAAGCCAACGTGCTGAACAACAGCACAGGACTAAGGAAAATTCTGCCATGCAGAAACTTGAAAAAATCAAAGTTGATCAG GGAAGCCGTGTGCATGCACTTAAGAGAGAGGTTGAGCAATGTATGAAATTGGCGGCACTGATAGAATACAACTTAGAGGATGTGGATGCCGCCATCCTAGCAGTCCGTGTAGCTCTCGCCAATGGTATGAGCTGGGTTGATCTGGCTCGTATGGTGAAAGAGGAGAAGAAATCTGGAAACCCTGTGGCTAGTCTCATCGACAAACTTCATCTTGAAAGAAATTGCTTCACGCTGCTTCTAAGCAACAATCTTGATGAGATGGATGATGATGAGAAAACACAACCTGTGGACAAG GTTGAAGTTGATATTGCACTTTCAGCTCATGCGAATGCTCGGCGGTATTATGAAATGAAGAAGAAGCAAGAGAGCAAGCAGGAGAAAACCATCACAGCTCATGAAAAAGCATTCAAAGCTGCTGAGAGAAAAACCCGCCAACAACTTTCACAG GAAAAAACAGTTGCCACAATTTCACATATGCGCAAGGTTCACTGGTTTGAAAAATTCAATTGGTTCATCAGCAGCGAGAATTATCTGGTTATCAGTGGACGAGATGCTCAACAAAATGAGATGATAGTAAAACGCTATATGTCCAAAGGAGACCT GTATGTCCATGCTGATCTCCACGGCGCATCTAGTACAGTAATCAAGAATCACAAGCCTGAAAACCCTGTACCCCATCTGACTTTGAATCAAACTGGATGTTATACA GTGTGCCACAGCCAGGCTTGGGACTCAAAGATTGTTACTAGTGCTTGGTGGGTGTATCCTCACCAGGTTAGTAAAACGGCTCCTACTGGAGAGTATCTTACTGTTGGAAGCTTCATGATTCGCGGAAAAAAGAATTTTCTCCCTCCCCAACCACTTATTATGGGTTTCGGAATATTATTTCGCTTAGATGAAAGTTCTTTGGGATCTCATCTGAATGAAAGAAGAGTAAGAGGAGAAGAGGAAGGAATTCATGACACTGAGCAGAATGAACCATTCAAAGAAATATTGGACTCTGGTTCTGATTCTGAGAAGGAAGTATCAGGTGAAAAGGAATCAGACTCATCAAGCCTCATTTCGCTGTCATCAGAAAGACCACTAGGGGAGGGCTTATCCTCACAAGCCTCATCCAGAGGCTTGGAAGTTTCTGAAGTAGCTGTCAAGCAGGATTTTTCTAATGAAACTACTACTTCGGGAATTTCCGTTGGTAATGCTAAAGAACGTGACTCTTCCAGCAaaactgctgctgctgctgctccaGATTTTCAGGATCTAATGGATAGAGCCCTTGAGCTTGGATCTGGTACCACATCTACTAAGAATTATGGGCTCCAACCCTCGGGAGAAGATATTGTGGAGGAAcatgaccatgaaatgacaAAAGCAGCACAGAGAGATAAACCTTATATTACAAAAGCTGAAAGGAGAAAGCTCAAGAAAGGTGAGAAAGAGGGTGCTGTTGCGCCTGCTGAACATGAAAAGGGGGCAGAAAGAAATCATCACCCTGTAAGCCAGCCAGACAATGATCTTAAAACTTCAAAGGCTGGTACTGGAAAAACTAGCCGTGGGCAGAGAGGAAAACTGAAGAAGATAAAGGAAAAGTATGCTGATCAAGATGAGGACGAGAGGAACCTTAGAATGGCTTTGTTGGGT GCTGCTGGGAAATCAAAAAAGAACATCGAGAATTCTGAGAATGAAAAGACCACTGCAGAAAAAGTGATCAAGCCCACTACTG GAGCTGCAGATGCGGTAAAGATATGTTATAATTGTAAAAAAGTAGGTCATACATCGCGAGAATGTCCGGAACATCCAGATGATGCTAAAAAGAGCAAAACAGGTGGCAAGATTGAGAGTGCTGAAAGTGAGATGGACAGGGTGATGATGGAGGAAGATGATATCAATGAGATTGgtgaagaagagaaagagaagCTAAATGATGTGGACTATCTAACTGGAAACCCAATCCCCAGCGACGTCTTACTCTATGCAGTACCTGTCTGCGCCCCATATAACGCTCTACAAACATATAAATACCGTGTCAAGTTAATTCCCGGCTCATTGAAAAAAGGGAAAG CTGCCAAGACGGCGATGAACCTGTTCGGTCACATGCCTGAGGCAACAAGCAGGGAGAAGGAACTAATGAAGGCTTGCACAGATCCCGAGCTCGTTGCTGCCATAGTTGGTAATGTAAAGGTTTCAGCAGCAGGCCTTACACAGCTGAAGCAAAAGcagaagaaaaacaagaaaGCAGCAAACAAGGGAGCAAAAGCTAAATATGAATGA
- the LOC121772363 gene encoding probable protein phosphatase 2C 49, producing MVAEAEFICHPTVSFQCLHLPLPSPSIQPDFFDMSQPGTAAPPILFDLSRRESALSCSTSLQTTKVSETPTRKFLPRIRSGSHTDIGPRSSNEDEHIRIDDLSTHLGSLYNWSEPSSFYAVFDGHGGPDAAAFMKNNTMKIFFEDAELPHTSDVEEAFLQAMEICHLRSYLQADQALADELSVDSYCGTTSLTVLVLGRNLLVANAGDCRAVLCRKGGAIQLSQDHRPSCEVEKKRVEDLGGSVEYGYLNGELAVTRALGDWYMKLPAGSASPLTAEPEFQLTKLTEDDEFLIIACDGIWDVLSNEEAVSLVQRELRYHNDPEQCAKELTSQALMRDTGDNVTAIVVCFSSPERQDTVSCQRPRLRFCMSEEARAKLREFIEGN from the exons ATGGTGGCAGAAGCGGAGTTTATTTGTCATCCAACCGTCTCCTTTCAATGCCTTCACCTTCCCCTTCCCTCGCCTAGTATTCAACCGGATTTCTTCGACATGTCGCAGCCCGGTACAGCTGCGCCGCCCATCCTCTTCGACCTCTCGCGCCGTGAATCG GCTCTGAGCTGCTCAACTAGTTTACAAACTACCAAAGTGTCTGAGACTCCAACCAGGAAGTTTTTACCAAGAATTCGATCGGGCAGCCACACTGATATTGGGCCTCGTAGTTCCAATGAGGATGAGCACATCAGGATTGATGACCTATCCACCCACTTGGGCTCCCTCTACAACTGGTCAGAGCCGAGCTCCTTTTATGCTGTGTTTGATGGTCACGGTGGACCTGATGCTGCAGCTTTCATGAAGAATAATACCATGAAAATTTTCTTTGAGGATGCTGAACTGCCTCATACATCGGATGTTGAAGAAGCCTTCTTGCAAGCAATGGAGATTTGTCATCTAAGATCATATTTACAGGCTGATCAAGCCTTGGCTGATGAACTCAGTGTTGATTCCTACTGTGGAACCACATCACTCACTGTTCTGGTTCTTGGAAGAAATCTACTTGTAGCGAATGCCGGAGACTGTCGTGCTGTCCTCTGTAGGAAAGGAGGTGCTATTCAGCTATCACAGGATCACCGACCTTCTTGTGAAGTGGAGAAAAAGAGGGTCGAGGATTTGGGTGGTTCAGTTGAATATGGATACCTAAATGGTGAGCTTGCAGTCACACGAGCTCTGGGAGATTGGTATATGAAACTCCCAGCTGGATCTGCTTCACCTCTCACTGCCGAGCCAGAATTTCAACTGACTAAGCTGACTGAGGACGACGAGTTCTTGATAATTGCATGCGATGGTATTTGGGATGTCCTGTCGAACGAGGAGGCAGTGAGCCTAGTGCAACGAGAGCTCAGGTACCACAACGACCCAGAACAATGTGCTAAAGAGCTCACCAGTCAAGCATTAATGCGAGACACAGGTGACAACGTCACAGCCATCGTGGTTTGTTTCTCCTCTCCTGAGCGTCAGGATACAGTTTCTTGTCAAAGGCCTAGACTGAGATTCTGCATGTCTGAAGAAGCAAGGGCCAAGTTGAGGGAGTTCATAGAAGGCAATTGA
- the LOC121771912 gene encoding nuclear export mediator factor NEMF-like isoform X2 codes for MVKVRMNTADVAAEVKCLRHLIGMRCSNVYDLSPKTYVFKLMSSSGVTASGESEKVLLLMESGVRLHTTVYMRDKSSTPSGFTLKLRKHIRTRRLEDVRQLGYDRIILFQFGLGANAHYVILELYAQGNILLTDPEFTVLTLLRSHRDDNKGLAIMSRHQYPVEQSRAFERTTKEKMCAALESLVEGKKDQQLDNCETANDSSNVPMGKHGCEKNTKANESKKTDNIRAKQATLKVVLGEILGYGPALSEHIILDAGLMPSMKVSKDFKLDTNIAGALAEAVMKFEDWLADVIYGEKVPEGYIVMQQKNSGKKSDDVSDKGSLEQMYDEFCPLLLNQFKSRDSTQFETFDAALDEFYSKIESQRAEQQHRTKENSAMQKLEKIKVDQGSRVHALKREVEQCMKLAALIEYNLEDVDAAILAVRVALANGMSWVDLARMVKEEKKSGNPVASLIDKLHLERNCFTLLLSNNLDEMDDDEKTQPVDKVEVDIALSAHANARRYYEMKKKQESKQEKTITAHEKAFKAAERKTRQQLSQEKTVATISHMRKVHWFEKFNWFISSENYLVISGRDAQQNEMIVKRYMSKGDLYVHADLHGASSTVIKNHKPENPVPHLTLNQTGCYTVCHSQAWDSKIVTSAWWVYPHQVSKTAPTGEYLTVGSFMIRGKKNFLPPQPLIMGFGILFRLDESSLGSHLNERRVRGEEEGIHDTEQNEPFKEILDSGSDSEKEVSGEKESDSSSLISLSSERPLGEGLSSQASSRGLEVSEVAVKQDFSNETTTSGISVGNAKERDSSSKTAAAAAPDFQDLMDRALELGSGTTSTKNYGLQPSGEDIVEEHDHEMTKAAQRDKPYITKAERRKLKKGEKEGAVAPAEHEKGAERNHHPVSQPDNDLKTSKAGTGKTSRGQRGKLKKIKEKYADQDEDERNLRMALLGAAGKSKKNIENSENEKTTAEKVIKPTTDAVKICYNCKKVGHTSRECPEHPDDAKKSKTGGKIESAESEMDRVMMEEDDINEIGEEEKEKLNDVDYLTGNPIPSDVLLYAVPVCAPYNALQTYKYRVKLIPGSLKKGKAAKTAMNLFGHMPEATSREKELMKACTDPELVAAIVGNVKVSAAGLTQLKQKQKKNKKAANKGAKAKYE; via the exons ATGGTGAAGGTACGGATGAACACCGCCGACGTGGCGGCGGAGGTGAAGTGTCTCCGGCACTTAATTGGTATGCGTTGCTCCAACGTATACGATCTTTCTCCCAAG ACGTATGTGTTTAAGCTGATGAGTAGCAGTGGAGTCACGGCGTCCGGGGAGAGTGAGAAGGTTTTGCTGTTGATGGAGAGTGGCGTAAGACTGCATACAACGGTTTATATGCG GGACAAGAGCAGTACTCCATCAGGATTTACACTGAAACTAAGGAAACACATTAGAACAAGAAGGCTCGAGGATGTGCGCCAGCTGGGATATGATAGG ATAATACTCTTTCAATTTGGACTAGGTGCTAATGCACACTATGTTATCTTGGAGCTGTATGCTCAAGGGAATATTCTTCTTACAGATCCTGAGTTCACTGTCCTGACTCTCCTGCGGTCACACAG GGATGATAATAAAGGGCTTGCAATCATGTCACGCCATCAATATCCAGTTGAACAATCTCGAGCTTTCGAGCGTACAACTAAAGAAAAGATGTGTGCAGCCTTGGAATCTTTAGTGGAGGGCAAAAAAGATCAGCAACTTGATAATTGTGAAACTGCAAATGATAGTTCTAATGTCCCCATGGGAAAGCATGGATGTGAAAAGAACACAAAGGCTAATGAGTCAAAGAAAACTGATAATATTCGTGCGAAGCAGGCAACTCTAAAGGTTGTTCTTGGGGAAATTTTAGGTTACGGTCCAGCTTTGTCTGAACACATAATATTGGATGCTGGTCTGATGCCGAGTATGAAAGTTAGTAAGGACTTCAAATTAGATACTAATATTGCTGGGGCACTAGCTGAAGCTGTAATGAAGTTTGAAGACTGGCTAGCAGATGTCATATATGGTGAGAAAGTTCCAGAAGGTTATATTGTGATGCAACAAAAGAATTCAGGAAAAAAAAGTGATGATGTATCTGATAAAGGGAGTTTGGAACAG ATGTATGATGAATTCTGCCCTCTGTTGCTGAACCAGTTCAAATCAAGAGACTCTACACAGTTTGAGACATTTGATGCAGCCCTGGATGAATTCTATAGTAAAATTGAAAGCCAACGTGCTGAACAACAGCACAGGACTAAGGAAAATTCTGCCATGCAGAAACTTGAAAAAATCAAAGTTGATCAG GGAAGCCGTGTGCATGCACTTAAGAGAGAGGTTGAGCAATGTATGAAATTGGCGGCACTGATAGAATACAACTTAGAGGATGTGGATGCCGCCATCCTAGCAGTCCGTGTAGCTCTCGCCAATGGTATGAGCTGGGTTGATCTGGCTCGTATGGTGAAAGAGGAGAAGAAATCTGGAAACCCTGTGGCTAGTCTCATCGACAAACTTCATCTTGAAAGAAATTGCTTCACGCTGCTTCTAAGCAACAATCTTGATGAGATGGATGATGATGAGAAAACACAACCTGTGGACAAG GTTGAAGTTGATATTGCACTTTCAGCTCATGCGAATGCTCGGCGGTATTATGAAATGAAGAAGAAGCAAGAGAGCAAGCAGGAGAAAACCATCACAGCTCATGAAAAAGCATTCAAAGCTGCTGAGAGAAAAACCCGCCAACAACTTTCACAG GAAAAAACAGTTGCCACAATTTCACATATGCGCAAGGTTCACTGGTTTGAAAAATTCAATTGGTTCATCAGCAGCGAGAATTATCTGGTTATCAGTGGACGAGATGCTCAACAAAATGAGATGATAGTAAAACGCTATATGTCCAAAGGAGACCT GTATGTCCATGCTGATCTCCACGGCGCATCTAGTACAGTAATCAAGAATCACAAGCCTGAAAACCCTGTACCCCATCTGACTTTGAATCAAACTGGATGTTATACA GTGTGCCACAGCCAGGCTTGGGACTCAAAGATTGTTACTAGTGCTTGGTGGGTGTATCCTCACCAGGTTAGTAAAACGGCTCCTACTGGAGAGTATCTTACTGTTGGAAGCTTCATGATTCGCGGAAAAAAGAATTTTCTCCCTCCCCAACCACTTATTATGGGTTTCGGAATATTATTTCGCTTAGATGAAAGTTCTTTGGGATCTCATCTGAATGAAAGAAGAGTAAGAGGAGAAGAGGAAGGAATTCATGACACTGAGCAGAATGAACCATTCAAAGAAATATTGGACTCTGGTTCTGATTCTGAGAAGGAAGTATCAGGTGAAAAGGAATCAGACTCATCAAGCCTCATTTCGCTGTCATCAGAAAGACCACTAGGGGAGGGCTTATCCTCACAAGCCTCATCCAGAGGCTTGGAAGTTTCTGAAGTAGCTGTCAAGCAGGATTTTTCTAATGAAACTACTACTTCGGGAATTTCCGTTGGTAATGCTAAAGAACGTGACTCTTCCAGCAaaactgctgctgctgctgctccaGATTTTCAGGATCTAATGGATAGAGCCCTTGAGCTTGGATCTGGTACCACATCTACTAAGAATTATGGGCTCCAACCCTCGGGAGAAGATATTGTGGAGGAAcatgaccatgaaatgacaAAAGCAGCACAGAGAGATAAACCTTATATTACAAAAGCTGAAAGGAGAAAGCTCAAGAAAGGTGAGAAAGAGGGTGCTGTTGCGCCTGCTGAACATGAAAAGGGGGCAGAAAGAAATCATCACCCTGTAAGCCAGCCAGACAATGATCTTAAAACTTCAAAGGCTGGTACTGGAAAAACTAGCCGTGGGCAGAGAGGAAAACTGAAGAAGATAAAGGAAAAGTATGCTGATCAAGATGAGGACGAGAGGAACCTTAGAATGGCTTTGTTGGGT GCTGCTGGGAAATCAAAAAAGAACATCGAGAATTCTGAGAATGAAAAGACCACTGCAGAAAAAGTGATCAAGCCCACTACTG ATGCGGTAAAGATATGTTATAATTGTAAAAAAGTAGGTCATACATCGCGAGAATGTCCGGAACATCCAGATGATGCTAAAAAGAGCAAAACAGGTGGCAAGATTGAGAGTGCTGAAAGTGAGATGGACAGGGTGATGATGGAGGAAGATGATATCAATGAGATTGgtgaagaagagaaagagaagCTAAATGATGTGGACTATCTAACTGGAAACCCAATCCCCAGCGACGTCTTACTCTATGCAGTACCTGTCTGCGCCCCATATAACGCTCTACAAACATATAAATACCGTGTCAAGTTAATTCCCGGCTCATTGAAAAAAGGGAAAG CTGCCAAGACGGCGATGAACCTGTTCGGTCACATGCCTGAGGCAACAAGCAGGGAGAAGGAACTAATGAAGGCTTGCACAGATCCCGAGCTCGTTGCTGCCATAGTTGGTAATGTAAAGGTTTCAGCAGCAGGCCTTACACAGCTGAAGCAAAAGcagaagaaaaacaagaaaGCAGCAAACAAGGGAGCAAAAGCTAAATATGAATGA
- the LOC121771821 gene encoding stress-response A/B barrel domain-containing protein HS1-like, whose protein sequence is MEESKGEVKHVLLAKFKDGLSEQLIDEYIKEYANLVNLVPSMKAFRWGKDVSIENMHQGFTHIFESTFESTQGIAEYVSHPDHVVFANKLLPLFEKVIVVDFKPTKVEV, encoded by the exons ATGGAGGAAAGCAAGGGGGAAGTGAAGCACGTACTGCTTGCAAAGTTCAAAGATGGCTTATCCGAACAACTAATTGATGAATACATCAAAGAGTACGCCAACCTTGTCAATCTTGTTCCTTCCATGAAGGCCTTCCGATG GGGTAAAGATGTGAGCATCGAAAACATGCATCAAGGCTTCACTCATATCTTCGAATCAACCTTCGAAAGTACACAAGGGATCGCTGAATATGTTTCCCATCCAGATCATGTCGTGTTTGCAAACAAATTACTGCCCCTGTTTGAGAAGGTCATTGTTGTTGATTTCAAGCCCACAAAAGTCGAAGTTTGA
- the LOC121771820 gene encoding dihydrolipoyl dehydrogenase 1, mitochondrial-like, with protein MAMAATLARRRAVALLSPSSKQLYSGAKYSWILSRGFATGSDENDVVIIGGGPGGYVAAIKAAQLGLKTTCIEKRGTLGGTCLNVGCIPSKALLHSSHMYHEAKNSFAHHGIKVSSVEVDVPAMLAQKDKAVGNLTKGIEGLFKKNKVNYVKGYGKFLSPSEVSVDTIDGGNTTVKGKHIIVATGSDVKSLPGITIDEERIVSSTGALSLKEVPKRLIVIGAGYIGLEMGSVWGRLGSEVIVVEFAADIVPSMDGEVRKQFQRSLEKQKMKFMLKTKVVSVDTTGSGVKLTLEPAAGGEQTTLEADVVLVSAGRTPFTAGLQLEKIGAETDKIGRILVNERFATNVPGVYAIGDVIPGPMLAHKAEEDGVACVEYIAGKEGHVDYDLVPGVVYTHPEVASVGKTEEQVKTLGVEYRVGKFPLLANSRAKAIDDAEGLVKIIAEKESDKILGVHIMAPNAGELIHEAALALAYGASSEDIARTCHAHPTMSEALKEAAMATFDKPIHI; from the exons ATGGCGATGGCTGCAACTCTGGCGAGGCGAAGGGCGGTGGCGCTGTTGTCTCCATCATCAAAGCAGCTTTACAGCGGAGCCAAATACTCGTGGATTCTCAGCAGGGGATTTGCCACCGGATCTGATGAAAATGATGTAGTCATTATTGGCGGTGGCCCTGGAGGCTACGTTGCCGCAATCAAGGCGGCGCAACTAGGCCTCAAGACTACCTGCATCGAGAAGCGGGGCACCCTCGGAGGTACCTGCCTCAACGTCGGCTGCATCCCTTCTAAG GCATTGCTTCATTCCTCCCACATGTATCATGAAGCAAAGAATTCATTTGCCCATCATGGTATTAAGGTTTCTTCAGTTGAGGTTGATGTACCTGCAATGCTGGCCCAAAAAGATAAAGCAGTGGGTAACTTGACTAAAGGTATTGAGGGTCTCTTCAAGAAGAACAAAGTGAACTACGTGAAGGGGTATGGAAAGTTCCTATCTCCGTCGGAAGTTTCTGTTGATACTATAGATGGTGGCAACACAACTGTGAAAGGGAAGCACATTATAGTAGCAACTGGTTCTGATGTGAAGAGTCTCCCAGGGATAACCATTGATGAAGAGAGAATCGTATCATCTACTGGAGCTTTATCCTTGAAGGAGGTTCCTAAGAGACTTATAGTGATAGGGGCTGGTTATATTGGTCTTGAAATGGGTTCTGTTTGGGGTCGCCTTGGGTCAGAGGTAATTGTAGTTGAATTTGCAGCTGACATTGTTCCAAGCATGGACGGTGAAGTGCGGAAACAATTTCAACGATCCCTTGAGAagcagaaaatgaaattcatgCTCAAAACCAAGGTCGTGTCTGTTGACACCACAGGAAGTGGTGTGAAGTTGACCCTTGAACCAGCAGCTGGTGGCGAGCAGACCACACTCGAGGCTGATGTTGTTCTGGTTTCTGCTGGAAGAACACCTTTCACTGCTGGACTCCAGTTGGAGAAGATAGGGGCTGAAACTGACAAGATCGGGCGCATCTTGGTGAATGAGCGGTTTGCCACTAACGTTCCTGGAGTATATGCAATTGGTGATGTAATTCCCGGACCTATGTTGGCTCACAAAGCTGAAGAAGATGGTGTAGCATGTGTAGAGTACATTGCTGGCAAAGAGGGTCACGTGGACTACGACTTGGTCCCAGGAGTTGTGTACACACACCCTGAGGTGGCATCAGTGGGGAAAACTGAGGAGCAGGTGAAGACCCTTGGAGTTGAATATCGTGTGGGCAAGTTTCCTTTGTTGGCCAACAGCAGAGCCAAGGCAATTGATGATGCTGAGGGACTGGTGAAAATAATTGCTGAGAAGGAGAGTGACAAAATCTTGGGAGTCCATATAATGGCGCCGAATGCTGGGGAGCTAATTCATGAAGCTGCTTTGGCTTTGGCGTATGGTGCATCAAGCGAAGACATTGCCCGAACATGCCATGCTCATCCAACAATGAGTGAAGCATTGAAGGAGGCCGCCATGGCCACTTTCGACAAACCCATTCACATTTAG